In Nerophis lumbriciformis linkage group LG14, RoL_Nlum_v2.1, whole genome shotgun sequence, a single genomic region encodes these proteins:
- the gclm gene encoding glutamate--cysteine ligase regulatory subunit, whose product MDPPNPNTEAKKMLLSHAKTLRLHTGNLVNRTRLKKKCPCSPSEELQECIQATLSSWVSTIQPPTENLPDTLDCNIPLAADAIAPEEREELKVSAKFFLFESDQSSIRDAVDMACQTLAVSQLDSVIIAPRGLLGGDNRTLASLQPAWEELEALVRSQRIAAIGTADLDKDLLEQLYNWAQVKPSSNQVNLASCCVMPPDLTAFAKEFDIQLLTHNDPTELMSAATFQEAMQEGTQHLSAGDWRLEWVLRYSVIVKSRGIIKAMGYLFSARKADL is encoded by the exons ATGGACCCCCCGAACCCGAACACGGAGGCCAAGAAGATGTTGCTGAGCCACGCGAAGACCTTGAGGCTCCACACTGGAAACCTCGTCAACAGAACTCGCCTGAAAAAGAAATGTCCGTGCTCTCCCAGCGAGGAG CTCCAAGAGTGCATCCAAGCGACACTGAGCAGCTGGGTCTCCACGATACAACCCCCGACGGAG AACCTCCCAGACACGCTGGACTGCAACATCCCGCTGGCTGCGGACGCGATCGCACCTGAGGAGAGGGAGGAGCTTAAGGTGTCAG CCAAATTCTTCCTGTTTGAATCGGATCAGTCGTCCATCAGAGACGCAGTAGACATGG CCTGTCAGACGCTGGCCGTGTCCCAGCTGGACTCCGTCATCATCGCACCGCGTGGCCTCCTGGGCGGCGACAACCGCACCTTGGCTTCCCTCCAGCCGGCGTGGGAGGAGCTGGAGGCTCTGGTCCGCAGTCAGAGGATCGCCGCCATCGGCACCGCCGACCTGGACAAAGACCTGCTGGAGCAGCTCTACAACTGGGCTCAG GTGAAGCCCAGCAGCAACCAAGTGAACCTGGCCTCCTGCTGCGTCATGCCCCCCGACCTCACCGCCTTCGCCAAGGAGTTTGACATCCAGCTCCTGACGCACAACGATCCCACCG AGTTGATGTCCGCCGCCACCTTCCAGGAGGCCATGCAGGAGGGCACGCAGCATCTCAGCGCGGGCGACTGGAGGCTGGAGTGGGTCCTGCGCTACTCCGTCATCGTCAAGAGCCGCGGCATCATCAAGGCCATGGGCTACCTGTTCAGCGCGAGGAAGGCGgacctctag